The genomic DNA CGCCGTCAATCAGACTATTGAAATCGGCGGGCCGGAAGTATTCGAATTCCGTGAGCTGGTGCAGATTATCAAAAAGAGTTTGAATATCCAGCGCTTTAACCTGTATATTCCCTTCTGGTTGATGATGATAAACGCGTGGGTAATAGAGCGTTTCCTGAAGCCGGCGCCGGTGACGGTGGACCAGCTGAAGATGCTTCGCGCCGGAGGCGTTGCCGACAACAGGGAATTGCTTGAGATTTTTGGAATCAATTTGACCTCTTTTGAATCCAAGATAAGAGAATACTTGAGGTAATGAAATGTCAGTGAAGGACTATGATATCGTGATTGTGGGCGGCGGACCGGGCGGATTGACCGCCGGATTGTACTCGGCCCGGGCAAATCGGAAGACGGTTCTATTGGAGAAATTCCTCCCCGGCGGCCAGATCGCCAATACCGCCGAAGTTGAAGACTATCCCGGTTTTGACCTGATATCCGGCTCGGAGTTGGCGATGCGTATGGCCGAGCATGCCAAGAAATTTGGGCTGGAAATAATCTCCGATGAAGTGGCGGAAATCTACACCGAAGGCAATCATAAAATGGTAGTGAGCGCCGGCGGGGATATCTACCGCGCCAAAGCCGTTATTATCGCCACCGGCGGCTCCCCCAATCATCTCAATGTCCCGGGTGAAAACCTATTCGCCGGCAAAGGGGTATCGTACTGCGCCATCTGTGACGGCGCCTTTTTCAAGAATCAGGTCATAGCGGTGGTCGGCGGCGGTGACGCCGCGGTCGAGGAAGGGATATTCCTTACCAAGTTCGGAAGCAAGGTTTATCTCATTCACCGCCGGAGCGAACTACGGGCGCAAAAAATCATCCAGGAACGGGCTTTCCAGAATCCCAAGATGGAGTTCATCTGGGACACGGTCGTCGAATCTATCAATGGCGACACCAAAGTGCGAAACCTCACCCTCCGCAACGTTAAGACAGGGGAGACCTCTACCCTTGAGGTCGGAGCGATTTTTGTTTTCGTCGGCTTTGTCCCCAACTCAAATCTTACCCGGGAGCCGCTGAAGAAAGACAGCGGAGGATATATCATCACCAACGAGCGGATGGAAACTTCTATTAAGGGAATTTTTGCTGTCGGCGATGTCCGGGCGCAGCTGGTTCGACAGATCACCAATGCTGTCGGTGATGGCACCACCGCCGCCGTTGCCGCCGAGAAATATATCGAGGAATTGGAGCATCCTCATTAAATACAACACTTAACGAGGGATTCATATCTGTCAGCATAATACTTCTAAGTTCGCCGCCTGCTTCGGATTCTGTAATGCTCTTAATATGAATTCTTTTGCATATTGCGCATAATTTGCGGAGGATATCCAAGTTGATTTCTTCGGGGCTTTTCTAAGCTATTATTCAGTAGAAATTTATGAATTGCGCCAAGGGAAGCCGTTGACCTCGCAAGTCTACATTGTGGCACATCGATTGCTGAGCTAATCAATGGAAGCGAACTATAGGCTCCCTTGAGTTGTTAGAGATTTTAGGGAGTGGTGTGTGCTGGTACTACCAGCCACCTGACGTTAGAGTCGGGCATCCCCCCTCCACCACTCCCTATTTTAATTCCTGTCTCCGATTCCACTAATTCTTATCGTACATCCTGCCGATAACATCATCAGTTATTAGTTTGCCGGAGAAAATTTGATGGGTCGTTCATTTAAACCGGGTCTATTCGTCCGCATTTCGCATCTGATTATCATTCAGATTCTCTTCATCTTCTCGGCGCTGGCGCTGGTGTTTCTCTATTCTGATGATGAGGAAACTGCTTCGCAGTTCTATGAGAAAATGGAGCAGAAGATTTCTGCCGAAGCGGCCTCGCTGATGAATATCATCTCCGCGGATTCCAGCCTTAACGTCATCGACCAGACCCTCTTCTTTGAAGCCGACCAGCTTCTTGCCCGGAATCATGAAATTGAAAGGATTGACCTTCTCTGCCGACGTCGCGGCCGCGACACCCTGATAAATCTTGCCGGCGCCGGCATGACCACTTTCGAACTCAATCACAATGGCAATAGCAACGACCCATCCGCTCCCCCTTTTCTCGCCGGCATTAAGACCGAAATTCTTCCGGTTCTCAGCCGGGACGGCAAGACCATCAGTTATCTCCTGCGGCGCGGAGACGAAATCGGCGACAACGCGCTGGTGGTCACGGTCAATAACCGACTTCCCGAAAGTTCTCAGAGTAATCAAGCCGAGCTGCTCTTTGTGCTCTTTCTGATATCAGCCCTTATTTCATTGATGATAATTAATCTTATTTTCCGCGGATTCCGCGAGCCTCTGACGCGGCTGGTGGAAGCGATGGAGAAAACGGCACAGGGGGAGGAGCGGTATGTGGTCGAAGAGGAAGGGGACAAGGAAATTCGAAGGCTCAGCGCCGCTTATAATACCATGGCGCGGAGCATGGCGGAAAAGCAGCATAAGCTCACCGCCGCCAACCGGGAACTGCTGCAGTCCAATAATGCTCTCATTCAATCGGAATCGATCCTGACGGCGCTGGTCGATTATTCCCCCGATGCCATTATCGTCACCGACCTCGACGACCAGGTTCTGATTTATAATCAGCAGGCGGGGCGTGATTTCGGCTATAATCAAAACGATATGCTGGGACGGAAAATCTCCAATATATTCAGCATTCCCCGCTCGCAGAAGCCGCTTGCCGACGGTCCGGTCGACCTGCACGCCGCCAAAGAGATTATCTGTCGCCGCCGTGATGGCAGCAAATTCCCCGCCCTTCTGGTGCAGACGCCGCTCGGTCCCGAGGGTTGCCCCCCGATTGCGATACTGCATTTCATCAAGAATATTTCCGAAAGCGAAAACTACCAGAGCATGATTCTCAAGCTCGACCGCATCGCCTCCAAAGGAAAGATGGCGCGCGATATCGCCCATGAAATTAATAATTATCTGGCAATCCTTCAGGGAAATCTGGAATTGCTTCCGATGGTCATCGCCAAGGGGGATGAAGCCAAGACGGAGCAGAAGATAATCCTGATGCGCGAGACCGTCGCCAAAATCACCAATTTCACCGAGGGACTCACCAAGTTCAGCGATGAGAATTCCGAATTTGAGAAAGAAGACCTCAATCAGTTGATAGAAAACCTGATTGCCTTTATCAAGCCGCAGAACCGCTTTGACGAAATCCTCATCGGCACCAATCTGGCCGACAATATCCCGCTGGTTGAAATCGACGCTGGCCAGTTCCAGCATCTACTGCTAAACTTGATATACAACGCCGCCGATTCACTGGCGAATTTCGACGGCACCCGCTGGATAATTATCTCCACTTCGCTCGATGAGAGCGGCGAAGCGGTCTATATCAAAGTCGCCGACAGCGGTCCCGGCGTTGACCCGGAAAATATCCCCAAGCTGTTTGTCACCCGGTTCAGCACCCGCCGGCAGGGGAATGGGCTTGGTCTTATTACCTGCAAGAATGTGGTGGACAACCACCGCGGCGAAATTTCGTATCATACCAGCGATGAGTCGCAGGCTATTTTCCAGGTGCGCATTCCGGTCAAGCGGCCTTCACAGACAGAAAGCGCCCCCTCCGCGCCGACGGCGCAACCGGAAGCGCTCGTTTCTTAGACAATTATCTGATTGATTCCTATCATTAAACCGTCTAATTTATCGGCATGAGCCGTGCCCCCGAATCGACCTCACTGCCTGCCCTGAATTTTCGCTTTGTACTTCTTTTGCTTCTCTTTTTAGGGGGGCTGATTTTCATTCTCGCCTATCTTGGCATACAGAAAAGCCGCGCCGACAGTTTGGAACTTCTCCGTCGTCAGGGGGTCGCCCTTATCGAGAGCCTCGCTCTCAGCGCCGACAATACAATCAAATCAAACTCCCTTTTCGACCTTCTCACGCAGGAAAAATTCGCCGATTTAACCTCTTTCCTTGAACGCCGCGCCAAGCTCAATTATACATCCGATGAACTGGCTGACTTCGCCTCCGAGTTCGGCGTCGATGCCATTGTCATTTACGACACCGCCCAGAACCTCCTCGCCTCCGGCGTCCGCGGGCTCTTTGTCCGGCTTGACCGCCTCAATGAAAATCTTCAGATTGAAATTGATGACCTGCTGGCCGAACCTGCGGAAAGAACTCGTTTCACCCTTATCGAAAGCGACCTCCCCGGCGAAATCTCCATGCTTTATCTCTCTCTCACGGCTGACCGCAGCCGCGTAATCGGAATTCTGTCCGACGCCCTCTTCTACACCTCCGCCAAAAAAGATATCGGAATCGGTTATCTTATTCAGAATATCGCCCGCGAGGTCGGTATCGAATATATCGTCTTTCAAACCGCTGAAGGGATTGTTTTCTCTTCGCGGAAAATAGGACCACTTCCGAAAATTGAAAGCGACTCCTTCCTGGTTGCCGCTCTCAGTGTTGATTCCGTCAGTTCCCGTGTCTATGACTTCAATGAGCGAAATGTCCTCGAATTGGTCCGCCCCTTTTCTTCAATTGAGTACCAGAACGGTCTCTTTCGAGTCGGTCTCTCTCTCGAAAAATATTATGACATCATGAAAGGGTTCGACCGGCAGATGATTCTTCTCAGCCTGGTCATTTTTGCCGCTATTGTGCTTATCATGCTTTATCTGGCCGGTCGTCAAAAGCGGTTCTATCTTGACCGGAGTCTTAAGAGAATGCAGTCTTTGGCGGAGAAGGTTTTCGAGAGCATCAATTCCGGTCTGGTTGTCATCGGAAAAGACGGCCAGGTCGAGCTCGCAAATAAAGAGTTCCTCTCTATTTTTGGGCTCTCTGATTCAGAGGTAATCGGACGGAACTGGAGCGAATTCGCTTATCGCGATATCCTCGCCATTGACCGTCTGTCTCCGGCGCAGAATTCCGTGGAATATGAATCTACTCTGGAACTCCCTTCAGGCCGTAAATATCTGCTCTTAAATCTGGCGCGTCTTCTGGATGAAAAAAATCAGGAATACGGAGTGGTCGGTTTGGTTTACGACCTGACGCGGGTCCGGGAACTGGAGGAAGCCTCGCGCCGGAAAGAGCGATTGACGGAGATGGGTGACCTTGCCGCCGGTGTCGCCCATGAAATCCGCAATCCTCTCAATGCCATCTCTATCGCCGCCCAGAGGCTTCTGGCGGAGTTTGAACCGAAGACAAACAGCCAGGAATTTCAGCAGTTTGTCCGCCAGATAAAATCGGAAGCGACTCGTCTCAATGAAATTGTCACTCGTTTTCTGGCTCTTGCCAAAGAAAAGAGCCTTCGGCACGACCGGGTCAATCTGAGCCGGCTGGTCGAGGAAACCTGCCGTCTTTTCAGCCTTGACCTGCCCGATAAGAATATCAGTTTTGCCGCCGGAATTGAGCCGGAGATATATCTTCAGGCGCCGGCTGACCGGGTCAAACAGATGCTTATCAATCTTCTCCGCAACGCCGTGGAGGCTTGCGAAGAAAAGGGGGGAGCCGTTGCAGTCAATCTGAAAAAAGAGTCCCGCGAAATTGTCCTGACCGTGCGAGATTCCGGACCAGGCATCCCGGAGAACCTCAAGGACAAAATCTTCACCCCTTATTTCACCACCCGTGAGCGCGGCACCGGGCTGGGCTTATCCATCGTTCATCAGGTTGCCGAAGAAGTCGGCGCCGCCATTGAAATAGATTCCCCCCCCGGCGGAGGCGCGGAATTTAGAATCAAAATCCCGATGCCATAAAAAAACGGCGGTCAACCAGACCGCCGTTGTCATAATCGTCAGTATATTACTGCTGTGGAGCCGGCGCCGACGGAATCTGTTTCTTGATCCAGGCGGTGCTGACTGATTTGGGACGAGTAATCGGAGTCCCCAGCGCCCGATTAAGCACCAACTGCGCCAGAATACCCATGGCACGTGAAACGGCAAAGAGAACGGTGTAATACGGGAACTCGGTCAAGCCGTAATGATACAAAAGCGCACCCGAACCGGCGTCAACATTGGGCCACGGGTCTTTGACTTTGCCCTGCTCTTTTAGAACGCGCGGGACAACGTCATACACTTTTGCGACCAGCTGGAAGACCGGGTCTTCCGGAATATATTTCTTGCCGAATTCTAGGAAAGCGGTGAAGCGGGGGTCGGTTACGCGAAGAACGGCATGGCCGTAACCCGGAATCACCCGTCCGGAATTGAGCGTATCCCAGGAGAATTTGTAGAGCTCTTCCTCCGGGGGAACTCCCTTGAACT from Candidatus Zixiibacteriota bacterium includes the following:
- the trxB gene encoding thioredoxin-disulfide reductase: MSVKDYDIVIVGGGPGGLTAGLYSARANRKTVLLEKFLPGGQIANTAEVEDYPGFDLISGSELAMRMAEHAKKFGLEIISDEVAEIYTEGNHKMVVSAGGDIYRAKAVIIATGGSPNHLNVPGENLFAGKGVSYCAICDGAFFKNQVIAVVGGGDAAVEEGIFLTKFGSKVYLIHRRSELRAQKIIQERAFQNPKMEFIWDTVVESINGDTKVRNLTLRNVKTGETSTLEVGAIFVFVGFVPNSNLTREPLKKDSGGYIITNERMETSIKGIFAVGDVRAQLVRQITNAVGDGTTAAVAAEKYIEELEHPH
- a CDS encoding ATP-binding protein, which encodes MGRSFKPGLFVRISHLIIIQILFIFSALALVFLYSDDEETASQFYEKMEQKISAEAASLMNIISADSSLNVIDQTLFFEADQLLARNHEIERIDLLCRRRGRDTLINLAGAGMTTFELNHNGNSNDPSAPPFLAGIKTEILPVLSRDGKTISYLLRRGDEIGDNALVVTVNNRLPESSQSNQAELLFVLFLISALISLMIINLIFRGFREPLTRLVEAMEKTAQGEERYVVEEEGDKEIRRLSAAYNTMARSMAEKQHKLTAANRELLQSNNALIQSESILTALVDYSPDAIIVTDLDDQVLIYNQQAGRDFGYNQNDMLGRKISNIFSIPRSQKPLADGPVDLHAAKEIICRRRDGSKFPALLVQTPLGPEGCPPIAILHFIKNISESENYQSMILKLDRIASKGKMARDIAHEINNYLAILQGNLELLPMVIAKGDEAKTEQKIILMRETVAKITNFTEGLTKFSDENSEFEKEDLNQLIENLIAFIKPQNRFDEILIGTNLADNIPLVEIDAGQFQHLLLNLIYNAADSLANFDGTRWIIISTSLDESGEAVYIKVADSGPGVDPENIPKLFVTRFSTRRQGNGLGLITCKNVVDNHRGEISYHTSDESQAIFQVRIPVKRPSQTESAPSAPTAQPEALVS
- a CDS encoding ATP-binding protein, whose amino-acid sequence is MSRAPESTSLPALNFRFVLLLLLFLGGLIFILAYLGIQKSRADSLELLRRQGVALIESLALSADNTIKSNSLFDLLTQEKFADLTSFLERRAKLNYTSDELADFASEFGVDAIVIYDTAQNLLASGVRGLFVRLDRLNENLQIEIDDLLAEPAERTRFTLIESDLPGEISMLYLSLTADRSRVIGILSDALFYTSAKKDIGIGYLIQNIAREVGIEYIVFQTAEGIVFSSRKIGPLPKIESDSFLVAALSVDSVSSRVYDFNERNVLELVRPFSSIEYQNGLFRVGLSLEKYYDIMKGFDRQMILLSLVIFAAIVLIMLYLAGRQKRFYLDRSLKRMQSLAEKVFESINSGLVVIGKDGQVELANKEFLSIFGLSDSEVIGRNWSEFAYRDILAIDRLSPAQNSVEYESTLELPSGRKYLLLNLARLLDEKNQEYGVVGLVYDLTRVRELEEASRRKERLTEMGDLAAGVAHEIRNPLNAISIAAQRLLAEFEPKTNSQEFQQFVRQIKSEATRLNEIVTRFLALAKEKSLRHDRVNLSRLVEETCRLFSLDLPDKNISFAAGIEPEIYLQAPADRVKQMLINLLRNAVEACEEKGGAVAVNLKKESREIVLTVRDSGPGIPENLKDKIFTPYFTTRERGTGLGLSIVHQVAEEVGAAIEIDSPPGGGAEFRIKIPMP